The Streptomyces sp. HUAS CB01 genome has a segment encoding these proteins:
- the rsfS gene encoding ribosome silencing factor, whose protein sequence is MTATDRSLELINVAAQAAADKLAHDIIAYDVSDVLSITDAFLLASAPSDRQVKSIVDEIEEKLLKELGAKPVRREGDRDARWILLDYVDIVVHVQHSEERVFYALERLWKDCPELPLPEDAVKTRGKAEEHARLAGDASGSDGELS, encoded by the coding sequence GTGACCGCTACGGACCGTTCCCTCGAGCTCATCAACGTCGCCGCACAGGCGGCCGCGGACAAGCTCGCGCACGACATCATCGCCTACGACGTCAGCGATGTGCTGTCGATCACGGACGCATTCCTCCTCGCCTCCGCCCCGAGTGACCGCCAGGTCAAGTCGATCGTGGACGAGATCGAGGAGAAGCTGCTCAAGGAGCTCGGCGCCAAGCCGGTGCGCCGCGAGGGCGACCGTGACGCGCGCTGGATCCTGCTCGACTACGTCGACATCGTGGTTCACGTCCAGCACAGCGAGGAGCGGGTCTTCTACGCCCTGGAGCGGCTCTGGAAGGACTGCCCGGAGCTTCCGCTGCCCGAGGACGCCGTGAAGACCCGGGGCAAGGCCGAGGAGCACGCCCGGCTCGCCGGCGACGCCAGCGGATCGGACGGTGAGCTGAGCTGA
- a CDS encoding histidine phosphatase family protein — MSRSDAGKGRGRRIVLWRHGQTAWNLERRFQGSTDIELTDTGVHQARRSARLLASLKPDAIISSDLKRAATTAHQLASITGHDITHDSALRETYAGVWQGLTHEEIVERHGDEYAAWKRGEPVRRGGGELETEVADRAAPVVLRHADKLPDGGTLVVVSHGGTIRTTIGRLLGLEAHHWEGLGGLSNCSWSVLGEGARGWRLLEHNAGTLPEPVLGDDD, encoded by the coding sequence CTGAGCCGCAGCGACGCCGGCAAGGGCCGTGGCCGCCGCATCGTCCTGTGGCGGCACGGCCAGACGGCCTGGAATCTCGAGCGCCGGTTCCAGGGGTCCACGGACATCGAGCTGACCGACACCGGCGTCCATCAGGCACGCCGGTCCGCGCGACTCCTGGCCTCGCTGAAGCCGGACGCGATCATCAGTTCGGATCTCAAGCGGGCGGCGACGACGGCCCACCAGCTCGCGTCGATCACCGGCCACGACATCACCCACGACTCCGCACTGCGCGAGACCTACGCGGGCGTCTGGCAGGGCCTCACCCACGAGGAGATCGTCGAGCGCCACGGCGATGAGTACGCCGCCTGGAAGCGCGGCGAGCCCGTGCGCCGCGGCGGTGGCGAGCTGGAGACCGAGGTCGCCGACCGTGCCGCGCCCGTCGTGCTGCGCCACGCCGACAAGCTGCCCGACGGCGGCACGCTCGTCGTGGTCAGCCACGGCGGCACGATCCGCACGACGATCGGCCGGCTGCTGGGCCTGGAGGCGCACCACTGGGAGGGCCTGGGCGGCCTCTCCAACTGCTCCTGGTCCGTCCTCGGCGAGGGGGCCCGGGGCTGGCGTCTGCTGGAGCACAACGCGGGCACGCTGCCCGAGCCGGTCCTCGGCGACGACGACTGA